A single window of Periophthalmus magnuspinnatus isolate fPerMag1 chromosome 22, fPerMag1.2.pri, whole genome shotgun sequence DNA harbors:
- the LOC129457345 gene encoding B2 bradykinin receptor-like, whose amino-acid sequence MDMPTSSPNTWTAKDCDSSDLNSFWIYSSIFTISALGIPLNLLVLLVFLLHQKKCNSTEIYLSNLAAADLFLVVLMCFWGIYVAIDPHSSFEGPMCAFASVLFIMNYNCSIYFLVLVSIDRFFALVYPLKQCILRRRKYAILACFLVWCFCLLLNIPTLICKKSILLNVLPYNEPEPYICGRDCSIDVYYINEMIQTIIAFIIPLLIILFCTVKIVHTLTRRLSNRDSTQQTEHKATILVLTVFLAFFICWSPFSITRIIGLAVRMNLIEDTCSLSRHLYNCRIIFLNFGFFNSDLNPLLYVIVGKNFRKKMWEVGRCIKNIELFPSHTSISNTGSVPLNC is encoded by the exons ATGGACATGCCAACCAG CTCTCCCAACACCTGGACTGCGAAGGACTGCGACTCCAGTGATCTGAACAGCTTCTGGATCTATTCGTCCATCTTCACCATCTCCGCTCTGGGCATCCCCCTCAACCTGCTGGTGCTCCTGGTCTTCCTGCTCCACCAGAAGAAATGCAACTCCACTGAAATCTACCTGAGCAACTTGGCCGCTGCCGATCTCTTCCTGGTGGTCCTCATGTGTTTCTGGGGCATATACGTGGCCATTGACCCCCACTCGAGCTTCGAAGGACCCATGTGTGCATTTGCCTCTGTTCTATTCATCATGAACTACAACTGCAGCATCTATTTTCTCGTTCTGGTTTCCATTGACCGTTTTTTTGCATTGGTGTACCCACTGAAGCAATGCATACTGCGTAGACGTAAATACGCGATCTTGGCTTGCTTTTTGGTTTGGTGCTTTTGTTTGCTACTAAACATCCCGACTCTTATATGCAAAAAATCTATATTACTAAATGTCTTGCCGTATAATGAACCTGAGCCATACATATGCGGTCGGGATTGTTCTATCGATGTCTATTACATAAACGAGATGATACAAACCATTATCGCGTTTATTATTCCTCTTCTCAtcattttattctgcactgttaAGATCGTCCACACCCTGACAAGAAGGCTCAGCAACAGAGACAGCACACAACAAACGGAACACAAAGCCACCATTTTAGTTCTTACTGTGTTTCTAGCTTTCTTTATCTGCTGGTCGCCATTTAGCATAACAAGAATAATAGGGCTAGCTGTTCGAATGAACCTCATCGAGGATACGTGTAGCCTATCGCGTCACTTGTACAACTGCAGAATTATCTTCCTCAACTTTGGGTTTTTCAATAGCGACCTTAATCCCCTCCTGTACGTCATCGTGGGTAAGAATTTTCGTAAGAAGATGTGGGAGGTGGGAAGatgcataaaaaatatagaGTTGTTTCCCTCACACACCTCAattagtaatacaggaagtgttccacttaactgttaa